TCCTCCAAGCCGCCACCAATCAATTGGTGAGAAATAGCGGAAAATATGGGTTGACCACCATGTGTGTGGGAGTCGGTATGGGGTATGCTGTGATTGTGGAAAGAACCGTGTAAAATTTTAAAAATAAAAACGTGTCCTAGGTAATTTTTGTACTGAAATTTTCACTTTTAGATACTCAAGAATTGATTAAATCCAAAAAAGTAAAATGGGTGATTTTTTCTTAATTTCTTACGCTACTGGCCAGTAATATAGTACAATAGGTTTAGGTACCTTTTATACTTCTTTAAGAGTTGATGGTTCTTTACGTTTTTGCCACGGGAAAAAAATAAAAAACACCTCAGCATCTAATTTTAAACTTTAAAAATTAATTTTTAAAGTATTGATAATGTTTTAGTTATTATAATTTTTAGCTGGCATTATTTGCCTACCAAAAAGCCATTGTTGATAACAGTGTTGAAAAACTTCGGAGGGAATTTAACTATTGAAGGTTTAAAAATTTGACCTTTATACCTCTCGAAAAAAGTATCACTTTAACCTTTTATTAACATGGAAATAACAGAAGTCATTAAAAGGGACTTTACTACTAAACCCTTTCAATTACACAAGATTACAAATGCAATTTTAAAGGCTATGACCGCTGTGGAACTTGGTGGTCCTGGTGAGGCCGAGGAAATTTCCAAAAATGTGTATGCTGCCCTTTTGGAAAGGAAGGAAAAAGATACATCCTACAAACCAACGGTTGAGGAGGTTCAGGATTTTGTGGAGAAAAAATTAATGGAAGGTGGGTTCTTTGAGGTTGCCAAGGCGTATATCCTATATAGGAACGAGCAGGCCCAAAAAAGGAAATCAAATATTTTCGAGAAACGTATCAATCTAAAACCATATGAATATCCTGCATTGTACGAGTATGTACCGGCAATAAGGCATTCGTATTGGATCCATACAGAATTCAATTTTACAAGTGACATACAGGATTTTAAGACCCGTCTTAACGATACGGAGCGTAGCGCCATAAAAAATACCATGTTGGCCATTTCCCAAATAGAAGTTGCCGTAAAAAGCTTTTGGGGCGATATCTATCATAAAATGCCTAAACCAGAGATAGGTTCTGTGGGTGCCACGTTCGCGGAAAGTGAGGTAAGACATCATGATGCATATTCACATCTTTTGGAAATCCTAGGATTGAACCAAGAGTTCAAAAACCTAAAGAAGAAGCCTGTCATCATGAAGCGTGTCCATTATTTGGAGACGGCCCTAAAGAATGCGAAAAGCGAGGATAATAAGGAATATGCGGAATCCATCTTATTATTCTCTCTATTTATAGAGCATGTATCCCTGTTTTCACAGTTCTTGATCATCATGGCCTTTAATAAATACAAGAACATGTTGAAAGGTATTTCCAATGTAGTGGAAGCGACATCCAAAGAGGAACAAATCCACGGGGATTTTGGTATCGATATTATCAATATCATCAAAGATGAAAACCCGGATTGGTTCGATGTGGAATACCACACCATGGTTCAGGATATGTGCAAGGATGCCTTCGATGCCGAGAGCGATATTATAGACTGGATTTTTGAGGCAGGCGAAATCGACTTTTTGCCCAAGGTATTGGTGAAGGAGTTCATTAAAAAGAGATTCAACGATTCCTTGGACAGTATAGGAATCGACAAAATATTTGAGGTAGACGAGAAATTATTGGCGCAGACGGAATGGTTTGATGATGAAATTATCGGTACCAAACATGGGGATTTTTTCGTAAAACGCTCCATAAATTACAGCAAAAGAACACAAAGTATAACCAGCGACGACTTATTTTAACATGAACGAAACAAAACTAAACTCAGAGAAAGAAGTAGTACAGGAAGGAAAAGTATTAAAAGGTTCCGACCAATTAGTGCAAGCCCGAAAGGAGGCATTGAAAAACTTGTCCGAAGAGAAGAATCAAGGAAAAGGATTTGCCTGGCTAAACGAACACAGCCGAAATTTTTTGGCATCCGGGTACCTTACAAAAGGAGTTACCCCAGAGGAACGTATTCGTGAGATTGCGGATAGGGCAGAGGCCATTCTGAAGATTCCTGGATTTTCTGATAAGTTCTATGGGTATATGAGTGAAGGGTTTTACTCGTTAGCTTCACCGGTCTGGTCAAACTTTGGGAAGCAAAGAGGTTTACCCATTAGCTGTTTTGGGTCGCATATAGACGATGATATGGGTAATATTCTTTTTACCCAGTCAGAAGTGGGCATGATGTCCAAATTAGGGGGAGGAACTTCAGGATATTTCGGGAAAATAAGACATCGTGGTGCCGAGGTAAAAAATAACGGTCAGGCTTCTGGAGCTGTTCACATTATGCAGCTATTTGAATCCATGGTAGATGTGGTAAGCCAAGGTTCTGTTCGTCGAGGTCGGTTTTCTCCATATTTACCTGTTGAGCATCCAGATATTAAGGAGTTCTTGGAAATAGGAACAGAAGGAAACCCTATTCAAGAGTTGACCCATGGTGTAACGGTTACCAATGAATGGATGCAAGAGATGGTGGATGGGGATACTGAAAAAAGGTCTATCTGGGCCAAAGTATTGCAGCGTAGAGGGGAAATGGGATATCCTTATATTTTCTTCAAGGACAACGCCAATAATGGGGCAGCGGATGTGTATAGGGATAAAAACCACCCTATTTATGCGAGTAACCTATGTACGGAAATCATGTTGCCATCCAACGATCAATGGTCTTTTGTTTGTGTGTTATCTTCCGTAAACCTATTGCATTATGATAAATGGAAAAATACCGATGCAGTAGAAACAATGGTACACTTCTTGGACGCTGTAATTACGGAGTTCTGTGAAAAATTGGAGGTATATCGTGATTCCGATAGTAGGGAAGACCGTCAAACGTTCTTATTCATGGAACGTGCATACAACTTTGCCAAGGAAAACCGTTCTTTAGGTCTTGGAGTACTTGGGTGGCATTCTTTATTACAATCCAAAATGCTAGCGTTTAATAGCCAAGAAGCATATAATTTAAATAGTGAAATTTTCAAGGCTATAAAGGAGAAGTCCTATAAAGCTTCTGAGGAATTGGCGCAAAAATTTGGAGAGCCCGAAGTATTGAAAGGGTATGGAAGACGTAATGCAACATTGAATGCAATCGCTCCAACGACTTCGTCAGCATTTATTCTAGGACAGGTATCCCAGGGTATAGAGCCAATATGGTCCAATACCTATGTAAAGGATATTGCCAAGGTGAAAACGACGATTAGAAATCCTTATTTAGTAGCCTTATTGGAAGAAAAAGGAAAAAACACGACTGAAGTTTGGAGAAGTATTCGAGATTTTGATGGTTCTGTTCAACACTTGGATTTCTTAACGGATGAGGAAAAAGACGTATTTAAAACGTATTCGGAAATAGACCAAATGGATATCATCTATCAGGCGGCAAATAGGCAAAACCATATTGACCAAGGTCAATCCGTGAACATCATCGTTCATCCGGAAATGCCAGTTAAGGAAATCAATAAAATTCACGTAACTGCATGGAAGTTAGGGTTAAAGTCGCTTTACTATCAGCATAGTATGAACGCCGCACAGAAATTCAAACAAAAGAAGGAGTGTGCAAGCTGTGAAGCATAAGAAAGGATAAAACACAATAAAAAAGGCCCGCTATTTAACGGGCCTTTTTTATTCCTCTTATAAATCCGATTTTGGATTTTGAGAAATCAATCAATTAGTCAAGAATTCAAATTCCTCTTTGTATATATCCTGCATACCTAAATCCGTATCAAAAACCATGATGTTCCCATTATCAATATCATAAGCATTCCAAACAGGAAGGTTTTCACCATTTGGATTCCCTCTCTTGGCAAAATTGACCCAATAAGCGGACATTTGATTTTCCAAGGTACGCTCCTCGGGTTTCCAGTCCCGTTGCCACTGATCTAAGGTATGGAGCGCAAAAGGCACTTCCGAAGTATGAAATGCCCCGTAGTTGGGAAAACCAGGCTTATCCGTAGGAACATGGGTAAACTCGTACAGCCAAACATTTTTGTCCATGTATTTGGCCAATAAGTAACTGGGGACACCAGCGAAGTTTAAAAGGTTCAATTTTTTTTGTGAGGCTGTGGCTTCTTCATCGGTATTGGCGGGGAAAAACTCTAAAAATTCCCCAGTTCTGTCACCATAGTTGTCGAAAGCATCTTTTTTGAAGGACGTTGTGGTGACACCACTTGCGGGAAAAAGTGACGAATCACCCGTAACCCAACCCGAAAGAACGGACACTTGATTTTGTTTCCCTTCCTTAAAATATTCCAACAAGTCCGTAGGGAGGAAATAATCATCCAAAACCACCCCAAATCTTCCAACAGCACTTTCACTGCTGATTTTTTGTAGTTCGTTGGCAGGAATAGCTCTTAAATCAGCTATGGATGATTTACCAGCAAATTTTTGAAAAGACAAGCCTTGCTGTTCAGCCGATGGTAAATCCTGCATCAATCTACCACTTAAGATACCTCCACTTTGGGTAATCGCTTTTTGGAAATATCCTTTGGCCAACGGGGACGCTATTTGGACATTGACACTGAAAGAACCGGCAGATTGCCCGGCAATAGTTACATTTTCAGGATCTCCACCAAAAGCTTCTATGTTATTTTTCACCCATTTCAGGGCCTGTAATTGGTCCATGAATCCATAGTTTCCGGAAGCATTGTGGCCTGATTCCTCGCTCAATTCAGGATGCGCCATAAAGCCCAAAACCCCAACACGATAGTTGATGCTTACATAAACGATTCCTTGTTTGGCCATTTGGGCACCATCATAGATATCACAATTTGCCGACCCTGAATTCAGCCCGCCGCCATAAATCCAAACAAAAACGGGTAGTTTTTCGGTTTCGGATTTTGCAGGGGTCCAAAGGTTTAGATAGAGGCAGTCCTCGCTCAAGGGTTCCGGTTTGGCAATAAATTCTTCGGTCCAACACAAAAATGGTTCGGGTTTGTTCTGGATGGGACTGGGACCAAATTCGGTACACTCCTTTACGCCCTTCCATGGTTCAACGGGCTGTGGGGCTTTCCAACGCAAATCGCCTACAGGAGGTTGCGCAAAGGGTATTCCCTTGAAAACCCTAATATCGTTGATACTATATCCTTTTACCTTACCATCCCGAGTTGTAACAATGGTTTGTGCCTTTATACCGAAGCACAGCATTATGAGCAATGTGCTTAATATTTTTGTTTTCATCATCATTGTGCTTGTGGTTTACTTGTTTTTAAAGAGTAAGGGGGCAAAATCATGGAGGTTTCGTCTCCATGTGAGGAAAGTATGTCCCTTTCCTCCATTCTTGTAATTATATTCAATGCCGAAGTCATCGAACATGGCCATCATATTTAAGTTGTTCTGATAGGCAATATCTTCTTCTCCTCCCATATAAATCTGGAAAAGGTCGAATTGATTGATTTCCTCATTTTTCATTACATCAGCATACTTTTCCTTTATTTCTGCTATGTTGGGAGAAAAGTACCCGGTACTCATGGGGATCACATAGCCGAACAATTCTGGATTCCATAGTGCGGTGTTCAAGATCTGCACACCTCCCATGGAAAGACCTGCAATGGCCCTATGGGAACGAATGGTGGAAACTGGATAGGTGCTTTCAATCAAGGGAATAATATCATTTAATAAATCCTTACAAAAAGGGTCTTGGTCCGGTCCAACTCCCATGAAAAACCCTTCCTCCTCCGTGTGTCCGCTCGGCATCACTACAAGCATAGGTTCCAGTTTGCCCTCTGCATATAAATTATCCAAGATAACGTTGGCCCTTCCGGCAGTTGTCCAAGAGGCATCATTGTCACCACCTCCGTGCAATAAGTAAAGAACGGGTAGCTTATCTTTTTTCTTAAGTTGACCATACGAAGGAGGTAGATAAACATGAAGCCTTCTTTGGGCTCCGTTTAGGCTTTGGGAAGTATACCAAACTTCTTCTACCCGGCCGTGGGGTACGTTTTTTCGAGTTTGAAAATTGTTTTCCGGCCCTTTTATTTCAACTAGGTTTGAAAAACCATTTAAGCTTTCTTTGACTAGGTTATTTTTGGGATCCAAAGTATTGATTTCATTGACCTTAAAATCATAAGTATAAATATCCGGAGTGACTTTGTTTTCAGTCTGACCAGACCAAACACCCAGGTAATCCTTCTTTAAGGTAATACCGGGAAACCCTCCTGGGAAATCCCCGGAGACAGAAACTTTTTCAGCCTCTGGGGCGTAGATATTAAATTGCAAATTACTGTCCTCCCTCCATACTACGGATTCCAAAGAATCATTTGGACTTGGGATACGTTGGAACGGTGAAATGGAGGCAGGTTTTTCCATAAAACCATGCATTTTTAACCAAGCTCCGAATTGCTCATACCAAGTATCCGTGGGTATGCCCTGTTGTCGCATTCCAAAGCCATGTCCGCCTTTTTCATAAATATGTAGTTCGGAAGGTTGGTCTGCCTCAAACCATTTTTTGTAAATATTGATGCTATAAGGCACCATCCCCAATTGGTCGTCACTTGCAACCGCTACATAAATGGGAGTTTTAGTTGCAGGTATATCCGAACCTATAACAGCAGGCTCATAAGCATAGATCGGAGCAACAAAGTTAGGTCTGGTATCTTCATCTGCATTGTATAGTACAGACATCGCCAACGTTCCACCGGCGGAAAACCCCATAAATCCGACTTTATCGGGGTCAATATTCATTTCCTTGGCGTTTGACCTAACATATTCCATGGCTTTTAATCCATCTGCCATGGCCAAGGGAATTATAGGTTCGTTCTCTTTGTCGAGGGCATCAAAATCGCTCATTTTTCCCATCAGCTCCTTTACAGGGTCATCAGTAAAACTTCTTGCCAAACGATATTTAAGGACAAACGCTGCAATACCTTTACTATTTAACCATTTAGCCACATCAATTCCTTCGCTTTGCACGCTCAAGGTATGAAAGGCACCTCCCGGAGCAACGATTACAGCTGTGCCATTTGCTGTGGATTTTGGGGGTAAGTAGGCGGTGATAGTTGGGTCAATTACATTATAAACAATAGGAGTATTAAATTGATTTTTTTCACTTAGTCCCTTTTTCCAGGTCCATTCTTCTGAGCCAGGGGCTTTTCCTTCATACAGTTTTATTTCCTGTTGGGCACATATGAAGTTCGTAAAAACAAAATAGATAAGTAAAAGGGCTGTTCTTTTGATATACATGTATCTCAACATTTTATATAGATTGTCTCAATTTGTTACAATGATATATTGATTTTTTTATTTATACCTATTTTTTCGGCCCAAAAAATCAACATTACATGATTTATTATTGAATATTTTGACAAATTGAAGAAAATATGAAATTAGTTCATTCTCTTGTTGGACCTATGCTTTATGGATAGTTTTCTTGGAATTCGAAGGAAGTTTTATGCGCTTTCCCATTATCTTCCTTTAACTTTGCCCCAAGCTATATGCCCTTTGAAAAAAGCCGTCCTTTTTATGATCATCAGTACATTTTCATTTACGCTTATGAATGCGTTTGTGAAATACCTGAGCCATTTTCCCACTTTTGAAATCGTTTTTTTCAGATCTATTGGGTCGCTTTTTTTGGCTACCTCCTATATCCTGTATAAAGGAATCCCGATTTTAGGACATAATAGAAAATTGATGCTCTATCGATCTTTTGCCGGACTCACGGCCATGAGTCTTTTTTTTATGTCGCTAAAGTATATTCCAGTAGGCACTGCGGTTTCTTTAAGATACATTGCACCTATCTTTGCGGCTTTTTTCGCCGTATTCTTGCTTAAGGAAAAATTGCGGGCTGTACAGTGGCTGTTATTTGTTGTTGCTTTCTGTGGCGTTCTAGTAATAAAGGGCTTTGGGGACTCCTTAAATACGACAGGCCTGTTATTGGTACTAATAGCCTCTGTTTTTAGTGGTATGGTATATGTTCTGATTAGAAAGATTGGAAAAGGGGACCATCCCTTGGTAGTCGTCAACTATTTTATGTTTATAGGTACGCTTGTTGGAGGAATATTGAGCATTAAAAACTTTATCCTACCTCAAGGAAGCGAATGGATATTACTATTAAGTTTGGGTATTTTTGGTTTTTTTGGCCAGCTTTTTATGACCAAGGCGTTTCAGGTGGCAAAAACAACCCTGGTAGCTCCATTAAAATATATTGAGGTCATCTTTACCGCTACCGTAGGGGTATTTTGGTTCGGTGATATTTATTCGGTCCTTAGTATATTGGGCATTGCACTGATCGTTGGTGCTTTGGTTGCCAATGTGTTTATCGGTAAGCGCTGATAATAAAATCCAATACTATCTTCCTGTACGTGTTTCCGCAATGCTCCCGTTAATGTCATTAACGGAATTCAGCACCGTAGTCCTTATTTCATTTTCTATTTCTTGGGAATACTGCATAAAAAGAATTGCAGCGGCAATGAACATCATTAATATTAGAATATCCGTCATCAATTTGGCGTCCAAGCTATTTTTTGAAGTTTTCATCATCCGAAGTGTTAGGTTCTAATACCTAAATTTAGAAATTATTAACATTATTAACAAATTTTTAAGAGAAAAGATTGATAGTTCAGTCTGATAATCTGAATCGATTCGATGATTTCTTGGATTAAGCGTGTGAAAAATTCGATGAAATACACAAAATTTTAAGAAAAAAGCTAAAAACCTGTGAAAACCTATGAATTTTTGTCAAGTCTAGAGTGAATCACTTTTGGGAACTTTGTCCTGTTGAACCCCAAAACCCAGTATTATGAGAAATACTCTAGCTTACAAAATGATAATCGGGTGTAGCCTATTCATAGGTTTTTATACCCTAAATGCCCAGGGCAGTTTGGTGGTTTCCAGTGAGACCCATCAATTGACCGAAACGGAAAAACGGCTCCAAAACTACGAGGACCTAAAATCCTTGGGTTACACGGAAAAGGAAATTTATCAGGATTTAGGTAATGCACATTTTTTGTCGCACAACTATGAAACAGCTTTGTTCTGGTATGAGAAATTGAGCGAGATTAGTCCAGATGGCCATTTAGATTCTTCCTATCAGAAACGCTATGACCATGCGCTGTCAAAATTGGGAAAAACGGCAAAGCAGGAAAAAGAGGACGAGAATTGGACGGAGCTTGTAAAGTCTGACTATCATATGACCTACGCTTCCCCAAATTCCAACAAGCGATTTTCGCAAAGAAAGAATTTTAGGCCCTTGCAAATCGATACCGAGTTCAGTACGGCCTCTTTGGGTAACGAAAGACCCTATTTTTCTGCAATACAGGACAAACCCAAGGTAAAGGAGTTTAATTATGAAAGCCCTGCCGTGTTGACCAAGGACGGAAAAACGGCCTACTTCAGTAAAGAGGTTTGGGTAAAACCAACCACTGGAATATTTTCTAAAAAGCAAAAAGTCCACCGGATTTTTAGGGCGGACAAAGTAAATGGTGAATGGAAATCCATTAAGGAATTGGCATTGTGTCCAAAGGAATATTCCGCGTTGCATCCGGCAATTTCCAAGGATGGTACTAGGCTTTTCTTTGCTTCCAATATGCCAGGAACCTTTGGAGAGTTTGATATTTATGTCACTACCATAAAGTCAAACGGCATTGTTGGAGTTGCCAAAAACTTGGGTACTAAGGTGAACACGTTAAAAAATGAAATGTACCCCAAGGTTATGGAAGGAAACACCTTGGTTTTTGCCTCGGAAGGCCATCAAGGATATGGCGGATTGGATGTCTATATGGTAGAGGTTGAAAAAAGAAACGTAGGCTTGGCCATGAACATGGGTAGCACAATCAATAGTCCTAGTGATGACTTCTCCATTCAATTTACGAATGAACAGGGTATGGGCTACGTTATGTCCAACAGAGGTGGAAATGGCAAGGCCATGGAAATGGTCGCGTTCTCCTACTTTGGTGAAAATAATACCAAGAATATTAGGGATTTCCATTTGATGGAAGCCATGAATACAGAAACTAGAACCCAGTACTCATCATCAGTTTTTGAGGATGAAAATTAAATAGATGAAATTCCCCCCGAATCTTTTCTATGATGAACCACGCAAAGGAAATTAACCCACATCCCTAGAATGTGATGTTAATACCCCCAATCCTTTGAAGATAATTTTACTCGAACGTTAAACCCTACTCAAATGAAAAATATTCATAAAATATCGGCAAAAATAGGACTCCCCCTAATCCTATTCATGTTTATGGGAAGCCTAAATGTAATTGGACAAGAGACTGGTACCAATTTAAACTCCAGTAGTACGTATCATAACCAGTTGTTCTTCAATAGATATTTGATCAACCCAACCTTTTCCTTGGTACGGGAGAACAAATCCTATCTAAATATTTTACACAGGAACCAGTACGCCACTTTTGATGACAATAGTCAGAACTATTTTTTAGGTTTCAGTAATATGTTGAACGATAAAACGGCCATAGGAATTGGTGTTTACAGTCAGTGGGCAGGAGTGGTGCAGGAGTTTGGTTTTAATGCCAACTACGCCACCGCGGTAAAACTTGGTGATAAGAGCACACTTACTTTTGGTACCAATGTTACTTATTTCAATCAAGGATTGGATAAAAATCGTGTGGTCATATCTGAAACGGACCCGGAAATTGCAGAGTCTAGAAAGGAAAGTAAAATTGCCGTGCAGCCAGGGATCAACTTATCCATTGGGAAATTCGATTTTGGGCTTTACGCCGAGGATTTACTTAGATATAACCAAACTACCGATGAATTTTTGACCAATCTATCCACTAGAAGTGTAAAGGCCTCTATGCAATATACCCATACGTTCAATGCCGGAAGAGGATTGTTTGAAAATGCCCGTTTGATGCCTTTGGGACAAGTAGGTAAAAACGAGGATGGAAGCATATACTATTTAGGTTCCCTTTTATTGGACCTACCAAATTATGGATGGTTGCAAACAACGATAGACCAAGAATACGGCATGTCCGCCGGTGTGGGGTTCAACTTCAGTAAGAAGATGTCCTTGGGATACTTAATAGAGAAGGACCTTTCCCAAAATGAGTCCAATCTAGGTTGGAACCACGAGGTATCCTTGGCCTATAAATTTAAGGACGAGGATATGTCCATCACCATTGCAGATCGCTCCAATGACAGTAAAATAGATGCCATAGTACGAAATTATGAAGAGCAAATTGCCGATTTGATTTCGGAGCGGGACAAAGCCCAAAGAAAGGAGCAAAGAACCGAGAAAAAGGAATTGGCTACTACCCAAAAATCAGCCAAACCTTCAATTGATGAGGCATCTTTGGTAAGTAATGGCGCAAGTAATACGGATGCCAATGACTTGGCCTATCAAAACCGTTTGATTTTGGACGAACTTATGTTGAGACAGGATTCCATAGAGGAAGCGCGGACCTTGGCCTTCGAGAAAAAGTTTGAGACCATTGTGAGGCTATTGAGGAACGATATCAAAAATAGTGTCGATTCCAACATTCAAAACTTCAAGTTGGAGGAAAGGACTATGATGGCCGCCAAGAAAATGGAGGAGGAGCATGCTAGGATGGCTGCGGAGGAAGATTTTGAAAAGTACAATAAGCTACCTATAAAAATGTTGGGCGATTCAGATGTACTGGGAATAAAGTCTGGATATTATGTGATTGCCAATGTATATAGCAACAAGAAGTATTTGAATGCCTTTATGCAAAAGTTGAAAAGTCAGGGTTTGGATGCCAAGCAGTTTTATAACAAGGAGAATGGTCTTTACTATGTATACTTAGCGGATTATGACTATAAAAGTGAAGCTCATAACGCATTTGTCTCCAATTTAGATGGTAAATACAATGATGAAAAATGGATTATGCAGGTAGATCAGCATACGGCCACAGCTTCTAACACCTTTGAAGATGGGGATTCCTATTAAAAAATTAACAAAAATATAGTGTATGTAACATACTATAAAGACAATATAAAAGTTTGAGTATTTCTATGTTTGAGTAAATTGTCGACAGAAGGAGGGGTAGTATCCGGGGGGATAACTGGGCCCCTCCTTTTTATTTTTAGTAAAAATCTCGATGAACTACAACCAGATTGTGCATTTTATCGAAAAAATGCAGGAGTTTATCAGGTCTAGTTGTTAAAGAAGTATATTTCAATCCCAAATAAATTAGAAACCATTGTTTAACCCCAAATCCCCCTAACATGGAAAAATTTTACCTACAGCTTGCGACCCACAAGCAATCCTTCTTGGCGACAATAAATTTAAACTTTCTTAAAGTTTTAGATTTCATGGATTTTATTCTCAAACCTACATTGCATCCCCAAGCATTTGGTATTGGAGAATAAAATTTCTTAAGACCCCTTACTTTTAGTGTTTTGACCATCACCGGTGGATTATAGGACCAATGCTCCTGTAACCTTAAAGGTCTAGTGTGATTTTTGAAAAATTCCTAGGGTTTTTATGCTAATCGATACCCAGTTTTACCAAATATTAACCCCCCGGATATGGTTTCTACCAAGAAATCATTCAGGACAATTTAAATTATTATGAATACTCAAGACTTAAAAATTATTATTGTAGAAAAAGATGAAACGTTACATGCAGCCTATTTGAACCAGTTGAGAGCGGTTGACGGATTTATTCTTATGGGAATTTACAATTGCCCTAGCAAGGCGCTTAAGGATTTTAACAGGACCAGGCCTGATATTGTACTCACAGAAATCGATCTTTCTGGTACTAGTGGTTTGGATACCATTCAGTTGTACAAGAAAAAAGATTGGAACGTTAAGGTCGTAATGATAAGTGAAAACAACGATTTTGAACTTATCAAGAAAAGCTTTAAAAAAGGAGCAAACGGCTACTTGACCAAACCTATGTCCGCGGACAAATTTAGCCATGCCTTGACCAGTGTAAAGGAGGAGGGGGCCACACTCAGTAATGATATTGTAAAACAAGTGGTCTCCAATTACAACAAAAAGTCCTTTAGCTTCTTTTCTGAGCGGGAAAATCAAATTGTAGATTATCTCTGCAACGGTGCCACCTATAAGATGATTGCGGACAAATTGTTCGTCACTACCAGTACGGTCAACTTCCATATCCAAAACATTTATTTGAAATTGGATGTAAACTCTAAGTCCGAAGCCTTGAGCAAGCTCCAAAGTTTATGATTCCTACCTGTGCTATGGTAGAGGCCCTTGAAAATGTTAAAGTTTTCAGGGGCTTTTTTATTTGTCTACGAAAAGGGTTTCGTTAAGTTTTCGTAAATAACGAAAAAAATATAAATATCTAAATATCAATCTGGTAATACTAAGGAATGATGAATTAAAACTATATAAATTTAACTAATCAATAGATATTCTTATTCCGAACATGCTTCTAAAAGCCTAGTTTATACTATTTTTAGGTGGGAAAATTTAATTTCAACTAAAGCACCTCTCTATATGTATTATTTAGGTTTGGATATTGGTAGTTCTTCCATCAAGGTTGCATTGGTGGCATCCGGCACTGGTAAAAGTGTGGATGTCGTTCAGGAACCGGAAACGGAAATGTCCATGCTGGCGATAAAAAATGGTTGGGCAGAGCAAAATCCGGAGGATTGGTGGATTCATGCCTGCAATGGCATCAAAAAGCTCTTGGAGAATCATCAGATTGCCCCCGAAGCTATTATAGGTATTGGGATTTCCTACCAAATGCACGGCTTGGTAGTGGTGGATGAGGAAAAAAAACCATTACGTAATTCCATTATCTGGTGCGATAGCCGAGCAGTACCCATCGGTCAGAATGCCTTTGAAGAGATAGGCGAGGAAAGATGCTCGGAATATTTATTGAATTCACCTTCGAATTTTACGGCCAGTAAGCTAAAATGGGTAAAAGACAATGAACCGGAAATTTTTGCCAAAATCCATAAGTTCATGTTGCCCGGTGACTATATAGCCCTTA
This window of the Maribacter cobaltidurans genome carries:
- a CDS encoding alpha/beta hydrolase-fold protein — translated: MYIKRTALLLIYFVFTNFICAQQEIKLYEGKAPGSEEWTWKKGLSEKNQFNTPIVYNVIDPTITAYLPPKSTANGTAVIVAPGGAFHTLSVQSEGIDVAKWLNSKGIAAFVLKYRLARSFTDDPVKELMGKMSDFDALDKENEPIIPLAMADGLKAMEYVRSNAKEMNIDPDKVGFMGFSAGGTLAMSVLYNADEDTRPNFVAPIYAYEPAVIGSDIPATKTPIYVAVASDDQLGMVPYSINIYKKWFEADQPSELHIYEKGGHGFGMRQQGIPTDTWYEQFGAWLKMHGFMEKPASISPFQRIPSPNDSLESVVWREDSNLQFNIYAPEAEKVSVSGDFPGGFPGITLKKDYLGVWSGQTENKVTPDIYTYDFKVNEINTLDPKNNLVKESLNGFSNLVEIKGPENNFQTRKNVPHGRVEEVWYTSQSLNGAQRRLHVYLPPSYGQLKKKDKLPVLYLLHGGGDNDASWTTAGRANVILDNLYAEGKLEPMLVVMPSGHTEEEGFFMGVGPDQDPFCKDLLNDIIPLIESTYPVSTIRSHRAIAGLSMGGVQILNTALWNPELFGYVIPMSTGYFSPNIAEIKEKYADVMKNEEINQFDLFQIYMGGEEDIAYQNNLNMMAMFDDFGIEYNYKNGGKGHTFLTWRRNLHDFAPLLFKNK
- a CDS encoding DMT family transporter; translation: MKKAVLFMIISTFSFTLMNAFVKYLSHFPTFEIVFFRSIGSLFLATSYILYKGIPILGHNRKLMLYRSFAGLTAMSLFFMSLKYIPVGTAVSLRYIAPIFAAFFAVFLLKEKLRAVQWLLFVVAFCGVLVIKGFGDSLNTTGLLLVLIASVFSGMVYVLIRKIGKGDHPLVVVNYFMFIGTLVGGILSIKNFILPQGSEWILLLSLGIFGFFGQLFMTKAFQVAKTTLVAPLKYIEVIFTATVGVFWFGDIYSVLSILGIALIVGALVANVFIGKR
- a CDS encoding tetratricopeptide repeat protein: MRNTLAYKMIIGCSLFIGFYTLNAQGSLVVSSETHQLTETEKRLQNYEDLKSLGYTEKEIYQDLGNAHFLSHNYETALFWYEKLSEISPDGHLDSSYQKRYDHALSKLGKTAKQEKEDENWTELVKSDYHMTYASPNSNKRFSQRKNFRPLQIDTEFSTASLGNERPYFSAIQDKPKVKEFNYESPAVLTKDGKTAYFSKEVWVKPTTGIFSKKQKVHRIFRADKVNGEWKSIKELALCPKEYSALHPAISKDGTRLFFASNMPGTFGEFDIYVTTIKSNGIVGVAKNLGTKVNTLKNEMYPKVMEGNTLVFASEGHQGYGGLDVYMVEVEKRNVGLAMNMGSTINSPSDDFSIQFTNEQGMGYVMSNRGGNGKAMEMVAFSYFGENNTKNIRDFHLMEAMNTETRTQYSSSVFEDEN
- a CDS encoding PorP/SprF family type IX secretion system membrane protein, which encodes MKNIHKISAKIGLPLILFMFMGSLNVIGQETGTNLNSSSTYHNQLFFNRYLINPTFSLVRENKSYLNILHRNQYATFDDNSQNYFLGFSNMLNDKTAIGIGVYSQWAGVVQEFGFNANYATAVKLGDKSTLTFGTNVTYFNQGLDKNRVVISETDPEIAESRKESKIAVQPGINLSIGKFDFGLYAEDLLRYNQTTDEFLTNLSTRSVKASMQYTHTFNAGRGLFENARLMPLGQVGKNEDGSIYYLGSLLLDLPNYGWLQTTIDQEYGMSAGVGFNFSKKMSLGYLIEKDLSQNESNLGWNHEVSLAYKFKDEDMSITIADRSNDSKIDAIVRNYEEQIADLISERDKAQRKEQRTEKKELATTQKSAKPSIDEASLVSNGASNTDANDLAYQNRLILDELMLRQDSIEEARTLAFEKKFETIVRLLRNDIKNSVDSNIQNFKLEERTMMAAKKMEEEHARMAAEEDFEKYNKLPIKMLGDSDVLGIKSGYYVIANVYSNKKYLNAFMQKLKSQGLDAKQFYNKENGLYYVYLADYDYKSEAHNAFVSNLDGKYNDEKWIMQVDQHTATASNTFEDGDSY